A genomic window from Brassica oleracea var. oleracea cultivar TO1000 chromosome C8, BOL, whole genome shotgun sequence includes:
- the LOC106308499 gene encoding uncharacterized protein LOC106308499, with the protein MSRIIADIPNNWWVYDRVRGISFPKDNFQFIFDIEENLQTVFSDRPWSFNYWTMIPERWTANPPDDFLTKFEVRIRIRHIPYNYYTRETMHDLEKAIGKVEEIAFDPNISHVVNMPDTDPHF; encoded by the coding sequence ATGTCAAGAATAATTGCAGACATACCAAACAATTGGTGGGTGTACGATCGGGTCCGAGGTATTTCCTTCCCAAAGGACAATTTCCAGTTCATCTTTGACATAGAAGAGAACCTCCAAACAGTTTTCAGTGATCGTCCATGGTCTTTCAACTACTGGACCATGATTCCTGAGCGATGGACTGCAAACCCTCCTGATGACTTCCTCACCAAGTTTGAAGTGAGGATCCGTATCAGGCATATCCCATACAACTACTACACGAGAGAGACAATGCACGACCTTGAAAAAGCCATTGGAAAGGTTGAGGAAATAGCATTTGATCCCAACATTTCACATGTTGTAAATATGCCTGATACGGATCCTCACTTCTAA
- the LOC106309904 gene encoding uncharacterized protein LOC106309904 has protein sequence MEKVNFFAIIFMVLLVVTRVSAEEPPVKVTANEVTLAAEAAASSLKSSAGEAAQGARTWADWATSKFRNAGVNFEKAPDSE, from the exons ATGGAAAAAGTAAATTTCTTTGCAATAATCTTTATGGTGTTGTTAGTCGTGACAAGGGTTTCTGCGGAAGAGCCACCGGTGAAAGTGACGGCCAATGAGGTGACTCTTGCGGCGGAGGCGGCAGCATCGAGTTTGAAAAGCAGCGCCGGAGAGGCTGCTCAAGGGGCCAGAACATGGGCCGATTGGGCTACGAGCAAATTCAG GAATGCTGGCGTAAATTTTGAAAAAGCACCCGATTCAGAGTAA
- the LOC106309905 gene encoding uncharacterized protein LOC106309905, whose protein sequence is MGRKAGNLYINPKKLGGIAKPCMKEMVTFLNCMALNKCKDDNCEKQKNLLSVCMNGHAEKSKSWGNINYHLQRLTRGRK, encoded by the exons ATGGGGAGAAAGGCTGGAAATTTGTACATAAACCCGAAAAAGCTCGGTGGTATAGCGAAACCATGTATGAAGGAGATGGTGACGTTCCTCAACTGCATGGCTCTCAACAAATGCAAAGATGATAACTGCGAGAAACAGAAGAACCTCCTGAGCGTTTGTATGAACGGACAT GCGGAGAAGTCCAAGTCGTGGGGAAACATCAATTACCATTTGCAGAGGCTAACCCGCGGAAGAAAGTAA